In the genome of Actinomycetota bacterium, the window GCCGTGTCCCTGGCCCGGAACATCTGGGGGTCGGTGGAGGCCGTCTTGACGGTGCGGTTCACGCCCGTCACCGCCGGCTTGCCGGCCCCGGTGAGGACGGCGTTCCAGGCCGCCGCGTGGTCGCGGTGGTGGGCCTGGACCGCCACGAAGAGCTCCTTCACGGCCGGCGGGTAAGGACCGAGCTGGGCCTCCCGTTCGAGGCACTCGGCGTAGAGCGACACCAGCAGGTTGTCCATGGCGGCCAGCAGCCCGGCCACCGCCAGGTCTCCCTCCAGGCGGGCCGGGTCGGTGGTGACCGGGCTGAAGTCGGGCCGGGGGTTCTCGTCGCCCCCGCACGCCCCCAGCACGACCGCGGCGGCGGTGGCCGAGCCCGCGGCCAGCAGCCGGCGCCGGCCCATCGCGG includes:
- a CDS encoding ferritin-like domain-containing protein codes for the protein MSGAAMGRRRLLAAGSATAAAVVLGACGGDENPRPDFSPVTTDPARLEGDLAVAGLLAAMDNLLVSLYAECLEREAQLGPYPPAVKELFVAVQAHHRDHAAAWNAVLTGAGKPAVTGVNRTVKTASTDPQMFRARDTAAVLSVCQDIENVTALTYLAAIGGMNNNAAIKVAASVHPVENQHVAVLALLNGRTLPPASFSPTDGARTLSDTIG